From Ailuropoda melanoleuca isolate Jingjing chromosome 17, ASM200744v2, whole genome shotgun sequence, the proteins below share one genomic window:
- the ACAP1 gene encoding arf-GAP with coiled-coil, ANK repeat and PH domain-containing protein 1 isoform X1, which produces MTVKLDFEECLKDSPRFRASIELVEAEVSELETRLEKLLKLGNGLLESGRHYLATGHTFLAAICDLARLGPPEPMMAECLDKFTESLRHKLDSHAELLDATQHTLQQQIQTLVKEGLRGFREARRDFWRGAESLEAALIHNAEVPRRRAQEAEEAGTALKAARAGYQGRALDYALQINVIEDKRKFDIMEFVLRLVEAQATHFQQGHEELDRLAHYRRELGAQLHQLVLNSARERRDMEQRHVLLKQKELGGEEPEPSLKEGPGGLVLEGHLFKRASNAFKTWSRRWFTIQSNQLVYQKKYKDPVTVVVDDLRLCTVKLCPDSDRRFCFEVVSPSKSCLLQADSERLLQLWVSAVQSGIATAFSQARLDDSPRGPGQGSGYLATSSSATLGCGGMARGREPGGVGHVAAQVQGVDGNAQCCDCREPAPEWASINLGVTLCIQCSGIHRSLGVHFSKVRSLTLDSWEPELVKLMCELGNVVINQIYEARVEAMAVKKPGPSCSRQEKEAWIHAKYVEKKFLTKLPEIRGRRGGRGPPRGQPPLPPKPSVRPRPGSLRSRPEPPSDDLGNLHPGALLFRAAGHPPSLPTMADALAHGADVNWVNGGQENATPLIQATAANSLLACEFLLQNGANVNQADNHGRGPLHHATILGHTGLACLFLKRGADLGARDSEGKDPLTIAMETANADIVTLLRLAKMREVEAAQGQAGDETYLDIFRDFSLMASDAPEKLSRRSHDLHTL; this is translated from the exons CTGCTCAAGCTGGGGAATGGCCTCCTGGAAAGTGGGCGCCATTATCTTGCCACCGGCCACACCTTCCTTGCTGCCATTTGTGACCTGGCCCGCCTGGGTCCACCGGAGCCCATGATGGCG GAGTGTCTGGACAAATTTACTGAGAGCCTCAGGCACAAGCTGGACAGCCATGCG gagctTCTAGATGCTACCCAGCACACACTGCAGCAGCAAATCCAAACCCTGGTCAAGGA GGGTCTCCGGGGTTTCCGAGAGGCCCGCCGGGATTTCTGGAGGGGGGCCGAGAGCCTGGAGGCTGCTCTCATCCACAACGCGGAGGTCCCCCGGCGCCGGGCCCAGGAGGCAGAAGAGGCGGGAACCGCCCTGAAGGCAGCGCGGGCCGGGTACCAAGGGCGAGCGCTGGACTATGCGCTGCAG ATCAACGTGATTGAGGACAAGAGGAAGTTTGACATCATGGAGTTT GTGCTGCGTCTGGTGGAGGCCCAAGCTACCCATTTCCAGCAGGGCCACGAAGAGCTGGACAGGCTGGCCCATTACCGCAGGGAGCTGGGCGCCCAG TTGCACCAGCTGGTCCTGAATTCGGCTCGAGAGAGGAGGGACATGGAGCAGAGACACGTGCTTCTGAAGCAGAAG GAGCTCGGTGGGGAGGAGCCAGAGCCAAGCCTAAAGGAGGGGCCTGGCGGGCTGGTCCTGGAAGGCCATCTCTTCAAGCGGGCCAGCAACGCATTTAAGACCTGGAGCAG ACGCTGGTTCACTATTCAGAGCAACCAACTGGTTTATCAGAAGAAGTACAAG gaccccgtgaCCGTGGTGGTGGATGACCTCCGCCTCTGCACCGTGAAGCTCTGCCCGGACTCAGACAGGAGATTTTGCTTCGAGGTCGTGTCCCCAAGCAA gTCCTGCCTCCTGCAGGCTGACTCTGAGCGCCTCCTGCAGCTGTGGGTCAGCGCCGTGCAGAGCGGCATTGCCACAGCCTTCAGCCAGGCTCGCCTCGATGACAGCCCCCGGGGGCCCGGCCAG GGCTCGGGATACCTGGCCACGAGCTCCTCGGCTACCCTGGGCTGTGGCGGGATGGCCCGGGGAAGGGAACCCGGTGGAGTTGGGCACGTGGCAGCCCAGGTGCAGGGCGTGGATGGCAATGCCCAGTGCTGTGACTGCCGGGAGCCAGCCCCGGAGTGGGCCAGCATCAACCTGGGCGTCACCCTCTGCATCCAGTGCTCTGGCATCCACAG GAGCCTTGGGGTTCATTTCTCCAAAGTCCGGTCTCTGACCCTTGACTCGTGGGAGCCAGAACTGGTGAAG CTTATGTGCGAGCTGGGGAATGTCGTCATCAACCAGATCTACGAGGCCCGTGTGGAGGCCATGGCCGTGAAGAAGCCAGGGCCCAGCTGCTCCCG GCAGGAGAAGGAGGCCTGGATTCATGCCAAATACGTGGAGAAGAAATTCCTGACCAAGCTTCCTGAGATTCGAGGACGAAGAGGTGGCCGGGGCCCCCCCAGGGGGcagcctcctctgccccccaagCCTTCCGTCAGGCCCCGGCCAGGGAGCCTCAGATCCAGGCCAG AGCCCCCCTCCGATGACCTGGGCAACCTCCACCCTGGGGCCCTGCTGTTTCGAGCTGCTGGgcaccctccatccctccccaccaTGGCCGATGCCCTCGCGCACGGAGCCGATGTCAACTGGGTCAACGGCGGTCAGGAGAATGCCACGCCACTGATCCAGGCCACCGCTGCT AattctcttctggcctgtgaGTTTCTCCTCCAGAACGGGGCGAACGTGAACCAAGCGGACAACCACGGCCGGGGGCCACTCCACCATGCAACCATTCTGGGCCACACGGG GCTGGCGTGCCTGTTCCTGAAACGGGGGGCCGACCTGGGAGCTCGGGACTCTGAAGGCAAAGACCCTCTGACGATCGCCATGGAAACGGCCAACGCTGACATCGTCACCTT GCTACGCTTGGCAAAGATGAGAGAGGTCGAAGcggcccagggccaggcag GAGACGAGACGTATCTGGACATCTTCCGCGACTTCTCCCTCATGGCGTCGGACGCCCCGGAGAAACTGAGCCGGCGCAGTCACGACCTCCACACGCTTTGA
- the ACAP1 gene encoding arf-GAP with coiled-coil, ANK repeat and PH domain-containing protein 1 isoform X2, which yields MLPSTHCSSKSKPWSRSESGREPVLHPSPHHHRDLPEPRSCEVGGFWWPACCLPSLHPLGVPWSPNQKAPRGGQVGVSGSAFPLSRRGLRGFREARRDFWRGAESLEAALIHNAEVPRRRAQEAEEAGTALKAARAGYQGRALDYALQINVIEDKRKFDIMEFVLRLVEAQATHFQQGHEELDRLAHYRRELGAQLHQLVLNSARERRDMEQRHVLLKQKELGGEEPEPSLKEGPGGLVLEGHLFKRASNAFKTWSRRWFTIQSNQLVYQKKYKDPVTVVVDDLRLCTVKLCPDSDRRFCFEVVSPSKSCLLQADSERLLQLWVSAVQSGIATAFSQARLDDSPRGPGQGSGYLATSSSATLGCGGMARGREPGGVGHVAAQVQGVDGNAQCCDCREPAPEWASINLGVTLCIQCSGIHRSLGVHFSKVRSLTLDSWEPELVKLMCELGNVVINQIYEARVEAMAVKKPGPSCSRQEKEAWIHAKYVEKKFLTKLPEIRGRRGGRGPPRGQPPLPPKPSVRPRPGSLRSRPEPPSDDLGNLHPGALLFRAAGHPPSLPTMADALAHGADVNWVNGGQENATPLIQATAANSLLACEFLLQNGANVNQADNHGRGPLHHATILGHTGLACLFLKRGADLGARDSEGKDPLTIAMETANADIVTLLRLAKMREVEAAQGQAGDETYLDIFRDFSLMASDAPEKLSRRSHDLHTL from the exons ATGCTACCCAGCACACACTGCAGCAGCAAATCCAAACCCTGGTCAAGGAGTGAGTCGGGAAGGGAACCCgtcctccatccctctccccatcATCATAGGGACCTCCCTGAACCAAGGAGCTGTGAGGTCGGGGGTTTCTGGTGGCCCGCCTGCTGTCTCCCATCCCTGCACCCCCTCGGAGTCCCTTGGAGTCCCAACCAGAAGGCCCCGCGTGGGGGGCAGGTAGGGGTATCTGGTTCTGCATTTCCCCTCTCCCGCAGGGGTCTCCGGGGTTTCCGAGAGGCCCGCCGGGATTTCTGGAGGGGGGCCGAGAGCCTGGAGGCTGCTCTCATCCACAACGCGGAGGTCCCCCGGCGCCGGGCCCAGGAGGCAGAAGAGGCGGGAACCGCCCTGAAGGCAGCGCGGGCCGGGTACCAAGGGCGAGCGCTGGACTATGCGCTGCAG ATCAACGTGATTGAGGACAAGAGGAAGTTTGACATCATGGAGTTT GTGCTGCGTCTGGTGGAGGCCCAAGCTACCCATTTCCAGCAGGGCCACGAAGAGCTGGACAGGCTGGCCCATTACCGCAGGGAGCTGGGCGCCCAG TTGCACCAGCTGGTCCTGAATTCGGCTCGAGAGAGGAGGGACATGGAGCAGAGACACGTGCTTCTGAAGCAGAAG GAGCTCGGTGGGGAGGAGCCAGAGCCAAGCCTAAAGGAGGGGCCTGGCGGGCTGGTCCTGGAAGGCCATCTCTTCAAGCGGGCCAGCAACGCATTTAAGACCTGGAGCAG ACGCTGGTTCACTATTCAGAGCAACCAACTGGTTTATCAGAAGAAGTACAAG gaccccgtgaCCGTGGTGGTGGATGACCTCCGCCTCTGCACCGTGAAGCTCTGCCCGGACTCAGACAGGAGATTTTGCTTCGAGGTCGTGTCCCCAAGCAA gTCCTGCCTCCTGCAGGCTGACTCTGAGCGCCTCCTGCAGCTGTGGGTCAGCGCCGTGCAGAGCGGCATTGCCACAGCCTTCAGCCAGGCTCGCCTCGATGACAGCCCCCGGGGGCCCGGCCAG GGCTCGGGATACCTGGCCACGAGCTCCTCGGCTACCCTGGGCTGTGGCGGGATGGCCCGGGGAAGGGAACCCGGTGGAGTTGGGCACGTGGCAGCCCAGGTGCAGGGCGTGGATGGCAATGCCCAGTGCTGTGACTGCCGGGAGCCAGCCCCGGAGTGGGCCAGCATCAACCTGGGCGTCACCCTCTGCATCCAGTGCTCTGGCATCCACAG GAGCCTTGGGGTTCATTTCTCCAAAGTCCGGTCTCTGACCCTTGACTCGTGGGAGCCAGAACTGGTGAAG CTTATGTGCGAGCTGGGGAATGTCGTCATCAACCAGATCTACGAGGCCCGTGTGGAGGCCATGGCCGTGAAGAAGCCAGGGCCCAGCTGCTCCCG GCAGGAGAAGGAGGCCTGGATTCATGCCAAATACGTGGAGAAGAAATTCCTGACCAAGCTTCCTGAGATTCGAGGACGAAGAGGTGGCCGGGGCCCCCCCAGGGGGcagcctcctctgccccccaagCCTTCCGTCAGGCCCCGGCCAGGGAGCCTCAGATCCAGGCCAG AGCCCCCCTCCGATGACCTGGGCAACCTCCACCCTGGGGCCCTGCTGTTTCGAGCTGCTGGgcaccctccatccctccccaccaTGGCCGATGCCCTCGCGCACGGAGCCGATGTCAACTGGGTCAACGGCGGTCAGGAGAATGCCACGCCACTGATCCAGGCCACCGCTGCT AattctcttctggcctgtgaGTTTCTCCTCCAGAACGGGGCGAACGTGAACCAAGCGGACAACCACGGCCGGGGGCCACTCCACCATGCAACCATTCTGGGCCACACGGG GCTGGCGTGCCTGTTCCTGAAACGGGGGGCCGACCTGGGAGCTCGGGACTCTGAAGGCAAAGACCCTCTGACGATCGCCATGGAAACGGCCAACGCTGACATCGTCACCTT GCTACGCTTGGCAAAGATGAGAGAGGTCGAAGcggcccagggccaggcag GAGACGAGACGTATCTGGACATCTTCCGCGACTTCTCCCTCATGGCGTCGGACGCCCCGGAGAAACTGAGCCGGCGCAGTCACGACCTCCACACGCTTTGA
- the KCTD11 gene encoding BTB/POZ domain-containing protein KCTD11 — protein sequence MTQFCPHPGSSAFSSLSVSPVLPKISPPPVPSSPPSFGGPVTLNVGGTLYSTTLETLTRFPDSMLGAMFRAGTPIPPNLNPQGGGHYFIDRDGKAFRHILNFLRLGRLDLPRGYGETALLRAEADFYQIQPLLDALRELETSRGSPVPTAALLHADVDASPRLVHFSARRGPHHYELSSVRVETFRANIFCTDAECLGAMRARFGVAGENRAEGGPHFRLEWAPCPAELPEVEYRRLGLQPLWTGEPGELREVVGTPGFLEEVLRVALEHGFRLDSVFPDPEDLLNSRSLRFVRH from the coding sequence ATGACCCAATTCTGCCCACACCCGGGGagttctgccttttcttctctttcgGTGTCTCCTGTACTCCCCAAAATTTCGCCTCCTCCTGTGCCCTCTTCGCCCCCCTCTTTTGGGGGCCCTGTGACCCTGAATGTGGGGGGCACACTATATTCCACCACTTTGGAGACCCTGACTCGCTtcccagactccatgctgggggCCATGTTTAGGGCCGGCACCCCCATACCCCCCAACCTCAACCCCCAGGGAGGCGGCCACTATTTCATCGACAGAGATGGCAAGGCCTTCCGGCACATTCTCAACTTCCTGCGGCTGGGCCGCCTGGACCTGCCCCGCGGGTATGGGGAGACAGCTCTTCTCAGAGCAGAGGCTGACTTCTACCAGATCCAGCCCCTCCTGGATGCTTTGCGGGAACTGGAGACCTCTCGGGGGAGCCCCGTACCCACAGCCGCCCTGCTTCACGCAGATGTAGACGCCAGCCCCCGCCTGGTGCATTTCTCTGCTCGCCGGGGCCCACACCACTATGAGCTGAGCTCCGTGCGGGTGGAGACCTTCCGAGCCAACATCTTCTGCACTGACGCCGAGTGCCTGGGTGCCATGCGGGCGCGATTTGGGGTGGCCGGTGagaacagggcagagggaggcccaCACTTCCGTCTGGAGTGGGCCCCCTGTCCCGCGGAACTCCCCGAGGTGGAGTATAGGAGACTGGGGCTGCAGCCTCTGTGGACTGGGGAGCCGGGAGAGCTACGGGAGGTGGTGGGCACGccgggcttcctggaggaggtgctgCGGGTGGCCCTGGAGCACGGCTTCCGTCTAGATTCCGTCTTCCCTGACCCTGAAGACCTGCTCAACTCTCGATCTCTTCGCTTTGTGCGGCACTGA
- the TMEM95 gene encoding transmembrane protein 95 isoform X5, producing MWVLALGGVFLATAQGCVLCHLPARDLSGRLAQLCSQVEVLWKNCGASWSFPAFALGKLRRPGTGRATVATAPGVGQPVASQPGPSVAPSVHSPPGTHRPLPVGELLQALGRSGKNHRSLPVSADEASMNKVIEKTHRVLRVMEIKGSPSSLRLYWHWLQHTRLPAYTREALCAPACRGSTILYNCSTCQEFKEVTIFAKPGFCSSRS from the exons ATGTGGGTGCTGGCATTGGGTGGGGTTTTCCTGGCAACTGCCCAGGGCTGTGTTCTCTGCCACCTCCCAGCCCGTGACTTGTCAGGCCGCCTGGCTCAACTCTGCAGCCAAGTGGAGGTTCTGTGGAAGAACTGTGGGGCCTCCTGGAGCTTCCCGGCCTTTGCCTTAGGTAAGCTCAGACGTCCAGGGACAGGCCGGGCAACAGTCGCCACCGCACCCGGAGTGGGGCAGCCTGTGGCTTCCCAGCCGGGCCCCTCAGTCGCCCCCTCAGTCCACAGCCCTCCCGGGACACACCGGCCTCTCCCGGTGGGAGAGCTGCTTCAGGCCCTGGGAAGGTCAGGGAAGAATCACAGGTCCCTGCCCGTCTCCGCAGATGAGGCGTCCATGAACAAAGTCATAGAGAAGACTCACAGAGTCCTGAGGGTCATGG AGATCAAAgggtctccttcctccctccgttTATATTGGCATTGGCTGCAACACACCAGGCTCCCCGCGTACACCAGGGAAG CTCTCTGCGCGCCCGCCTGCC GGGGCAGCACCATCCTGTATAACTGCTCCACCTGCCAGGAGTTCAAG GAAGTCACGATCTTCGCGAAGCCAGGATTCTGCTCCTCTCGGTCTTAG
- the TMEM95 gene encoding transmembrane protein 95 isoform X4: MWVLALGGVFLATAQGCVLCHLPARDLSGRLAQLCSQVEVLWKNCGASWSFPAFALEIKGSPSSLRLYWHWLQHTRLPAYTREALCAPACRGSTILYNCSTCQEFKVRCWPRKRCLPGSHDLREARILLLSVLVAALLLGVMSLVVESRYHLEAKRTSEDTDNLLAAGSRDYEPITSTSSEGISQPLSSSPKGSGFQSPSPEVPTIPASEGRQGPRRPQLGSSSPPALN, translated from the exons ATGTGGGTGCTGGCATTGGGTGGGGTTTTCCTGGCAACTGCCCAGGGCTGTGTTCTCTGCCACCTCCCAGCCCGTGACTTGTCAGGCCGCCTGGCTCAACTCTGCAGCCAAGTGGAGGTTCTGTGGAAGAACTGTGGGGCCTCCTGGAGCTTCCCGGCCTTTGCCTTAG AGATCAAAgggtctccttcctccctccgttTATATTGGCATTGGCTGCAACACACCAGGCTCCCCGCGTACACCAGGGAAG CTCTCTGCGCGCCCGCCTGCC GGGGCAGCACCATCCTGTATAACTGCTCCACCTGCCAGGAGTTCAAGGTGCGCTGCTGGCCCCGAAAGCGCTGCCTCCCAG GAAGTCACGATCTTCGCGAAGCCAGGATTCTGCTCCTCTCGGTCTTAGTAGCTGCCCTGCTGTTGGGTGTTATGAGCCTCGTGGTGGA GTCCCGTTACCACCTCGAAGCAAAAAGAACAAGTGAAGACACTGACAACCTCCTGGCCGCTGGTTCTCGAGACTACGAACCCATAACCTCCACTTCCTCGGAGGGGATCAGCCAGCCCCTTAGTTCCAGTCCCAAAGGCTCAGGCTTCCAGAGCCCAAGCCCAGAGGTCCCCACAATCCCTGCATCAGAGGGCCGCCAGGGACCCAGGCGCCCACAACTGGGAAGCTCCTCCCCCCCAGCCCTCAACTAA
- the TMEM95 gene encoding transmembrane protein 95 isoform X3 — translation MWVLALGGVFLATAQGCVLCHLPARDLSGRLAQLCSQVEVLWKNCGASWSFPAFALDEASMNKVIEKTHRVLRVMEIKGSPSSLRLYWHWLQHTRLPAYTREALCAPACRGSTILYNCSTCQEFKVRCWPRKRCLPGSHDLREARILLLSVLVAALLLGVMSLVVESRYHLEAKRTSEDTDNLLAAGSRDYEPITSTSSEGISQPLSSSPKGSGFQSPSPEVPTIPASEGRQGPRRPQLGSSSPPALN, via the exons ATGTGGGTGCTGGCATTGGGTGGGGTTTTCCTGGCAACTGCCCAGGGCTGTGTTCTCTGCCACCTCCCAGCCCGTGACTTGTCAGGCCGCCTGGCTCAACTCTGCAGCCAAGTGGAGGTTCTGTGGAAGAACTGTGGGGCCTCCTGGAGCTTCCCGGCCTTTGCCTTAG ATGAGGCGTCCATGAACAAAGTCATAGAGAAGACTCACAGAGTCCTGAGGGTCATGG AGATCAAAgggtctccttcctccctccgttTATATTGGCATTGGCTGCAACACACCAGGCTCCCCGCGTACACCAGGGAAG CTCTCTGCGCGCCCGCCTGCC GGGGCAGCACCATCCTGTATAACTGCTCCACCTGCCAGGAGTTCAAGGTGCGCTGCTGGCCCCGAAAGCGCTGCCTCCCAG GAAGTCACGATCTTCGCGAAGCCAGGATTCTGCTCCTCTCGGTCTTAGTAGCTGCCCTGCTGTTGGGTGTTATGAGCCTCGTGGTGGA GTCCCGTTACCACCTCGAAGCAAAAAGAACAAGTGAAGACACTGACAACCTCCTGGCCGCTGGTTCTCGAGACTACGAACCCATAACCTCCACTTCCTCGGAGGGGATCAGCCAGCCCCTTAGTTCCAGTCCCAAAGGCTCAGGCTTCCAGAGCCCAAGCCCAGAGGTCCCCACAATCCCTGCATCAGAGGGCCGCCAGGGACCCAGGCGCCCACAACTGGGAAGCTCCTCCCCCCCAGCCCTCAACTAA
- the TMEM95 gene encoding transmembrane protein 95 isoform X1, whose protein sequence is MWVLALGGVFLATAQGCVLCHLPARDLSGRLAQLCSQVEVLWKNCGASWSFPAFALGKLRRPGTGRATVATAPGVGQPVASQPGPSVAPSVHSPPGTHRPLPVGELLQALGRSGKNHRSLPVSADEASMNKVIEKTHRVLRVMEIKGSPSSLRLYWHWLQHTRLPAYTREALCAPACRGSTILYNCSTCQEFKVRCWPRKRCLPGSHDLREARILLLSVLVAALLLGVMSLVVESRYHLEAKRTSEDTDNLLAAGSRDYEPITSTSSEGISQPLSSSPKGSGFQSPSPEVPTIPASEGRQGPRRPQLGSSSPPALN, encoded by the exons ATGTGGGTGCTGGCATTGGGTGGGGTTTTCCTGGCAACTGCCCAGGGCTGTGTTCTCTGCCACCTCCCAGCCCGTGACTTGTCAGGCCGCCTGGCTCAACTCTGCAGCCAAGTGGAGGTTCTGTGGAAGAACTGTGGGGCCTCCTGGAGCTTCCCGGCCTTTGCCTTAGGTAAGCTCAGACGTCCAGGGACAGGCCGGGCAACAGTCGCCACCGCACCCGGAGTGGGGCAGCCTGTGGCTTCCCAGCCGGGCCCCTCAGTCGCCCCCTCAGTCCACAGCCCTCCCGGGACACACCGGCCTCTCCCGGTGGGAGAGCTGCTTCAGGCCCTGGGAAGGTCAGGGAAGAATCACAGGTCCCTGCCCGTCTCCGCAGATGAGGCGTCCATGAACAAAGTCATAGAGAAGACTCACAGAGTCCTGAGGGTCATGG AGATCAAAgggtctccttcctccctccgttTATATTGGCATTGGCTGCAACACACCAGGCTCCCCGCGTACACCAGGGAAG CTCTCTGCGCGCCCGCCTGCC GGGGCAGCACCATCCTGTATAACTGCTCCACCTGCCAGGAGTTCAAGGTGCGCTGCTGGCCCCGAAAGCGCTGCCTCCCAG GAAGTCACGATCTTCGCGAAGCCAGGATTCTGCTCCTCTCGGTCTTAGTAGCTGCCCTGCTGTTGGGTGTTATGAGCCTCGTGGTGGA GTCCCGTTACCACCTCGAAGCAAAAAGAACAAGTGAAGACACTGACAACCTCCTGGCCGCTGGTTCTCGAGACTACGAACCCATAACCTCCACTTCCTCGGAGGGGATCAGCCAGCCCCTTAGTTCCAGTCCCAAAGGCTCAGGCTTCCAGAGCCCAAGCCCAGAGGTCCCCACAATCCCTGCATCAGAGGGCCGCCAGGGACCCAGGCGCCCACAACTGGGAAGCTCCTCCCCCCCAGCCCTCAACTAA
- the TMEM95 gene encoding transmembrane protein 95 isoform X2: MWVLALGGVFLATAQGCVLCHLPARDLSGRLAQLCSQVEVLWKNCGASWSFPAFALGKLRRPGTGRATVATAPGVGQPVASQPGPSVAPSVHSPPGTHRPLPVGELLQALGRSGKNHRSLPVSADEASMNKVIEKTHRVLRVMEIKGSPSSLRLYWHWLQHTRLPAYTREALCAPACRSHDLREARILLLSVLVAALLLGVMSLVVESRYHLEAKRTSEDTDNLLAAGSRDYEPITSTSSEGISQPLSSSPKGSGFQSPSPEVPTIPASEGRQGPRRPQLGSSSPPALN, from the exons ATGTGGGTGCTGGCATTGGGTGGGGTTTTCCTGGCAACTGCCCAGGGCTGTGTTCTCTGCCACCTCCCAGCCCGTGACTTGTCAGGCCGCCTGGCTCAACTCTGCAGCCAAGTGGAGGTTCTGTGGAAGAACTGTGGGGCCTCCTGGAGCTTCCCGGCCTTTGCCTTAGGTAAGCTCAGACGTCCAGGGACAGGCCGGGCAACAGTCGCCACCGCACCCGGAGTGGGGCAGCCTGTGGCTTCCCAGCCGGGCCCCTCAGTCGCCCCCTCAGTCCACAGCCCTCCCGGGACACACCGGCCTCTCCCGGTGGGAGAGCTGCTTCAGGCCCTGGGAAGGTCAGGGAAGAATCACAGGTCCCTGCCCGTCTCCGCAGATGAGGCGTCCATGAACAAAGTCATAGAGAAGACTCACAGAGTCCTGAGGGTCATGG AGATCAAAgggtctccttcctccctccgttTATATTGGCATTGGCTGCAACACACCAGGCTCCCCGCGTACACCAGGGAAG CTCTCTGCGCGCCCGCCTGCC GAAGTCACGATCTTCGCGAAGCCAGGATTCTGCTCCTCTCGGTCTTAGTAGCTGCCCTGCTGTTGGGTGTTATGAGCCTCGTGGTGGA GTCCCGTTACCACCTCGAAGCAAAAAGAACAAGTGAAGACACTGACAACCTCCTGGCCGCTGGTTCTCGAGACTACGAACCCATAACCTCCACTTCCTCGGAGGGGATCAGCCAGCCCCTTAGTTCCAGTCCCAAAGGCTCAGGCTTCCAGAGCCCAAGCCCAGAGGTCCCCACAATCCCTGCATCAGAGGGCCGCCAGGGACCCAGGCGCCCACAACTGGGAAGCTCCTCCCCCCCAGCCCTCAACTAA